Proteins encoded in a region of the Cumulibacter manganitolerans genome:
- a CDS encoding hydroxymethylglutaryl-CoA lyase, whose product MPEQLSIVEVSPRDGLQNEKTLLSTGAKVSLIEQLVDAGVRRIEAASFVHPKLVPAMADSEAVMEAVPRRDDVSYIGLVLNSRGWARAQAAGVDEVNVVASASEGFAQRNQNSSVEAIISEAEQVIAEVRQAAIPVSITITTSFGCPFDGEVDPEVVVGLAARAARAGVDEIALGDTIGVAVPTEVTRLFTAIRDEVGDGVRLRGHFHNTRNTGYANAYAALQAGVRVLDASAGGIGGCPFAPAATGNIATEDLLYLAHRMGYRTGIDLEAVTSVAAFLAGELQHDTPALLGKAGGFPPREGSTS is encoded by the coding sequence ATGCCAGAACAGCTCTCCATCGTGGAGGTCTCGCCACGCGACGGCCTGCAGAACGAGAAGACCCTGCTCAGCACCGGCGCGAAGGTGTCGCTCATCGAGCAGCTGGTCGACGCGGGGGTACGGCGCATCGAGGCCGCCTCCTTCGTGCACCCGAAGCTGGTGCCGGCGATGGCCGACTCCGAGGCGGTCATGGAGGCGGTTCCGCGGCGGGACGACGTCTCCTACATCGGCCTGGTGCTGAACTCCCGGGGCTGGGCTCGCGCCCAGGCGGCCGGCGTCGACGAGGTCAACGTCGTCGCGAGTGCCTCCGAGGGGTTCGCGCAACGCAACCAGAACTCCAGCGTCGAGGCGATCATCAGCGAGGCCGAGCAGGTCATCGCCGAGGTGCGGCAGGCCGCGATCCCGGTCTCGATCACGATCACCACGTCCTTCGGCTGCCCGTTCGACGGCGAGGTCGACCCGGAGGTCGTGGTGGGCCTGGCCGCGCGGGCCGCCCGTGCCGGCGTCGACGAGATCGCGCTGGGCGACACCATCGGGGTGGCGGTGCCGACCGAGGTGACCCGGCTGTTCACCGCGATCCGTGACGAGGTCGGGGACGGCGTCCGGCTGCGCGGGCACTTCCACAACACCCGCAACACGGGGTACGCCAACGCGTACGCGGCGCTGCAGGCGGGGGTGCGCGTCCTCGACGCGAGCGCCGGCGGCATCGGCGGCTGCCCGTTCGCGCCCGCCGCGACCGGCAACATCGCCACCGAGGACCTGCTGTATCTCGCTCACCGGATGGGCTACCGCACCGGGATCGACCTGGAGGCGGTCACCTCGGTCGCTGCCTTCCTGGCCGGCGAGCTGCAGCACGACACGCCCGCCCTGCTGGGCAAGGCCGGTGGATTCCCACCCCGCGAAGGGAGCACCTCATGA
- a CDS encoding exodeoxyribonuclease VII small subunit has translation MTQPTDGLTYEQARQALGEVVQKLEAGGISLEESIALWERGEKLANACQRLLDGAQERLDAAIEHVQQDDES, from the coding sequence ATGACCCAGCCGACCGACGGACTGACGTACGAGCAGGCCCGGCAGGCGCTCGGCGAGGTCGTCCAGAAGCTCGAGGCGGGCGGCATCAGCCTCGAGGAGTCGATCGCGCTGTGGGAGCGCGGCGAGAAGCTCGCGAACGCCTGCCAGCGGCTGCTCGACGGGGCACAGGAACGGCTCGACGCTGCGATCGAGCACGTGCAGCAGGACGACGAGTCGTAG
- the glpX gene encoding class II fructose-bisphosphatase — protein sequence MPGENASTSASVSAPDRNIALELVRVTEAAALAASRWVGRGRKNDGDGAAVDAMRSLIATVEMQGVVVIGEGEKDDAPMLFNGEQVGAGSGHAYDVAVDPIDGTTLMAKGMPNAIAVMALADRGSMFDPSAVFYMEKIAVGPDAVGAIDINASVADNLASISKAKGRPVRDLTVCVLDRPRHEQLVHDIRQAGARIKFITDGDVAGAIAAAQRGAAVDVLMGVGGTPEGIIAACALKCMGGEIQGKLWPRDDAERQKAIDAGHDLDRVLGIQDLVRGENVFFSATGITDGELLKGVRYEAGAAYTSSLVMRHSSGTIRQIDARHRLSKIHDLYDDPAPLA from the coding sequence GTGCCCGGTGAGAATGCGTCCACGTCAGCCTCGGTGTCCGCGCCCGACCGGAATATCGCGCTGGAGCTCGTCAGGGTCACCGAGGCGGCCGCCCTCGCGGCGTCCCGCTGGGTGGGCCGCGGGCGCAAGAACGACGGCGACGGTGCCGCGGTCGACGCCATGCGCTCGCTGATCGCGACCGTCGAGATGCAGGGCGTCGTGGTCATCGGCGAGGGTGAGAAGGACGACGCCCCCATGCTGTTCAACGGCGAGCAGGTCGGCGCGGGCAGCGGGCACGCGTACGACGTGGCGGTCGACCCCATCGACGGGACGACGCTGATGGCCAAGGGCATGCCCAACGCGATCGCTGTGATGGCCCTGGCCGACCGCGGCTCGATGTTCGACCCGTCGGCGGTGTTCTACATGGAGAAGATCGCCGTCGGCCCGGACGCCGTCGGAGCGATCGACATCAACGCCTCCGTGGCCGACAACCTGGCCAGCATCTCCAAGGCGAAGGGCCGCCCGGTCCGCGACCTGACTGTCTGCGTGCTCGACCGGCCCCGTCACGAGCAGCTCGTGCACGACATCCGGCAGGCCGGCGCCCGCATCAAGTTCATCACCGACGGTGACGTCGCCGGCGCGATCGCCGCGGCGCAGCGCGGTGCGGCGGTCGACGTCCTCATGGGCGTCGGCGGGACGCCGGAGGGCATCATCGCGGCCTGCGCGCTGAAGTGCATGGGCGGCGAGATCCAGGGCAAGCTGTGGCCGCGGGACGACGCCGAGCGGCAGAAGGCGATCGACGCGGGACACGACCTGGACCGGGTGCTGGGCATCCAGGACCTGGTCCGCGGCGAGAACGTGTTCTTCAGCGCCACCGGCATCACCGACGGCGAGCTGCTCAAGGGCGTGCGCTACGAGGCCGGCGCCGCGTACACGTCGTCGCTGGTCATGCGGCACTCGTCCGGGACGATCCGGCAGATCGACGCGCGCCACCGGCTGAGCAAGATCCACGACCTGTACGACGACCCGGCACCGCTCGCCTAG
- a CDS encoding lipid droplet-associated protein, translated as MAQTPLPPSLAALLAADLPSPLKAIAGLAVTAIEDARGLPERVTELPAHVLTSLAARSMRVQQQYAEWVAKGDELLGSLRPPSDEAPPWATFDEDLPAQSLPEEAAGLAGVPEADARPAAAPGHGPVSAGLGPGSAFDLQPETDELPIARRRAAAKKTAPAKKTAPAKKAAPAKKAAPTTKPAPAKRAGPATKRAPAKQVAPVKDEPVASAPVEDATPPAIEAASPPALEAVTREALPAAPSVPQSLPEFDTLTLPQLRSRLKTLKSAELEELIAYEQANATRDAVVQMLRARLETLQK; from the coding sequence ATGGCCCAGACTCCCTTGCCGCCGTCGCTCGCCGCCCTCCTCGCCGCCGACCTGCCCTCGCCGCTGAAGGCGATCGCCGGCCTCGCGGTGACCGCCATCGAGGACGCCCGAGGGCTGCCCGAGCGGGTCACCGAGCTGCCCGCGCACGTGCTGACCAGCCTCGCCGCCCGCTCGATGCGGGTGCAGCAGCAGTACGCCGAGTGGGTCGCCAAGGGTGACGAGCTGCTGGGCTCGCTGCGTCCGCCGTCCGACGAGGCCCCGCCGTGGGCGACCTTCGACGAGGACCTCCCGGCGCAGTCCCTGCCGGAGGAGGCCGCCGGTCTGGCCGGTGTCCCGGAGGCGGACGCCCGTCCTGCCGCGGCCCCCGGCCACGGACCGGTGTCGGCCGGGCTCGGCCCCGGCTCGGCGTTCGACCTGCAACCGGAGACCGACGAGCTGCCGATCGCGCGGCGTCGCGCCGCCGCGAAGAAGACGGCGCCGGCCAAGAAGACGGCGCCGGCCAAGAAGGCAGCGCCCGCGAAGAAGGCAGCGCCGACCACGAAGCCGGCTCCGGCGAAGAGGGCCGGACCGGCCACCAAGCGGGCACCGGCCAAGCAGGTCGCCCCGGTGAAGGACGAGCCCGTCGCGTCGGCTCCGGTCGAGGACGCGACCCCGCCCGCGATCGAGGCCGCCTCGCCCCCGGCCCTGGAGGCGGTCACCCGCGAGGCGCTTCCCGCGGCGCCCTCGGTGCCGCAGTCGCTGCCGGAGTTCGACACCCTCACCCTCCCGCAGCTGCGCTCGCGGCTGAAGACGCTGAAGTCGGCCGAGCTCGAGGAGCTGATCGCCTACGAGCAGGCCAACGCGACCCGCGACGCCGTCGTCCAGATGCTGCGCGCGCGGCTCGAGACGCTGCAGAAGTAG
- a CDS encoding alpha/beta fold hydrolase, with amino-acid sequence MAFTTTDDGVRLYYEEQGSGTPIVFIHEFAGDHRSWPHQMRYFSRGYRCATYGARGYPPSAVPEDPAAYGQHRAADDAVAILDALGAEKAFFVGNSMGGFAALHVGLRHPDRVLGIVSSGCGYGAHPDKQDGFRAESETIAQAFENEGAEAMSEWYGVGPARVQYQAKDPRGHAEHVRVLAEHSNLGASLTMRAVQKSRPSLYDLRDQLAAMSLPLLVIAGDEDDGVLDTDLMLKRTVPRCGLAVLPRSGHVTNLEEPELYNRLLESFFTQVEHGGWGPRDPRSISGSTTGAK; translated from the coding sequence ATGGCATTCACCACCACGGACGACGGCGTGCGCCTCTACTACGAGGAGCAGGGCAGCGGCACGCCGATCGTGTTCATCCACGAGTTCGCCGGCGACCACCGGTCGTGGCCGCACCAGATGCGGTACTTCTCCCGCGGCTACCGCTGCGCGACCTACGGCGCCCGAGGCTACCCGCCGTCCGCCGTACCCGAGGATCCTGCGGCGTACGGCCAGCATCGCGCCGCCGACGACGCCGTGGCGATCCTGGACGCGCTGGGTGCCGAGAAGGCCTTCTTCGTCGGCAACTCCATGGGCGGCTTCGCGGCCCTTCATGTCGGGCTGCGGCACCCCGACCGGGTGCTGGGCATCGTGTCGTCGGGTTGCGGATACGGCGCCCACCCCGACAAGCAGGACGGCTTCCGCGCCGAGAGCGAGACGATCGCCCAGGCCTTCGAGAACGAGGGTGCGGAGGCCATGTCGGAGTGGTACGGCGTCGGGCCGGCCCGCGTGCAGTACCAGGCCAAGGACCCACGCGGGCACGCCGAGCACGTCCGGGTGCTCGCCGAGCACAGCAATCTGGGGGCGAGCCTGACGATGCGCGCCGTGCAGAAGTCCCGTCCGTCGTTGTACGACCTGCGCGACCAGCTCGCCGCCATGTCGCTTCCGCTGCTCGTGATAGCCGGCGACGAGGATGACGGCGTCCTCGATACCGACCTGATGCTCAAGCGCACGGTGCCGCGCTGCGGTCTCGCGGTGCTGCCGCGCTCGGGGCACGTGACGAACCTGGAGGAGCCGGAGCTCTACAACCGGCTGCTGGAGTCGTTCTTCACGCAGGTCGAGCACGGCGGATGGGGACCTCGGGACCCGCGGTCCATATCCGGCTCCACGACCGGGGCGAAGTAG
- the xseA gene encoding exodeoxyribonuclease VII large subunit — MTAASRGPENPYSVRVIAAKIAGWIDRLGPIWLEGQVAQLNVRQGTKLAYLTLRDLEAPYSLPVSAQTSVIQAVDGGLAEGNRVIVHCKAEFWAQRGSFSMRAKEIRQVGLGDLLARIERLRTALEAEGLFAAELKRTLPFLPRHIGLITGRDSAAEKDVLTNARKRWPAVRFTVANVAVQGTTAAGEVIRALRVLDADASVDVIVIARGGGSVEDLLPFSDESLVRAVARARTPVVSAIGHEPDAPLLDYVADVRASTPTDAAKRIVPDVAEEHARIAQARERIRAALQRSIDAGYHHIEQLTSRPVLAAPESMISERRADIERGRERARRATGHHLAIERETLAAARARIVALSPTATLRRGYAVLQRADDGGVVTATTDVRPEARLSALVTDGRIDLVVENTHPKEQT; from the coding sequence GTGACCGCTGCCTCACGGGGACCGGAGAACCCCTACTCGGTACGCGTGATCGCCGCCAAGATCGCCGGGTGGATCGACCGGCTCGGACCGATCTGGCTCGAGGGCCAGGTGGCGCAGCTGAACGTCCGGCAGGGCACCAAGCTCGCCTACCTCACGCTGCGGGATCTGGAGGCGCCGTACTCGCTGCCGGTGTCCGCGCAGACCAGCGTGATCCAGGCGGTGGACGGCGGCCTGGCCGAGGGCAACCGGGTGATCGTGCACTGCAAGGCCGAGTTCTGGGCGCAGCGTGGGTCGTTCTCGATGCGCGCGAAGGAGATCCGCCAGGTCGGGCTCGGTGACCTGCTGGCCCGCATCGAGCGCCTGCGCACGGCGCTCGAGGCCGAGGGACTGTTCGCCGCCGAGCTCAAGCGGACGCTGCCGTTCCTCCCGCGCCACATCGGGCTGATCACCGGGCGCGACAGCGCGGCCGAGAAGGACGTGCTCACCAACGCCCGCAAGCGGTGGCCCGCCGTGCGGTTCACCGTCGCCAACGTCGCCGTCCAGGGCACCACGGCCGCCGGCGAGGTGATCCGGGCGCTGCGCGTGCTGGACGCCGACGCCAGCGTCGACGTGATCGTGATCGCCCGTGGCGGCGGCTCGGTCGAGGACCTGCTGCCGTTCAGCGACGAGTCGCTGGTGCGCGCCGTCGCCCGCGCGCGTACCCCGGTCGTCTCGGCGATCGGCCACGAGCCGGACGCGCCGCTGCTGGACTACGTCGCCGACGTGCGTGCCTCGACGCCGACGGACGCCGCCAAGCGGATCGTCCCCGACGTCGCGGAGGAGCACGCCCGGATCGCGCAGGCCCGCGAGCGCATCCGCGCCGCGCTGCAGCGCAGCATCGACGCCGGCTACCACCACATCGAGCAGCTCACGTCGCGCCCGGTGCTCGCCGCACCGGAGTCGATGATCTCCGAGCGCCGCGCCGACATCGAGCGCGGCCGCGAGCGCGCCCGTCGCGCCACCGGCCATCACCTGGCCATCGAGCGCGAGACGCTGGCCGCCGCCCGCGCCCGGATAGTCGCACTCTCGCCGACCGCCACGCTGCGCCGGGGCTACGCCGTCCTGCAGCGCGCCGACGACGGCGGCGTCGTGACCGCGACCACCGACGTCCGGCCCGAGGCCCGGCTGAGCGCGCTGGTCACCGACGGCCGCATCGACCTCGTCGTCGAGAACACCCACCCGAAGGAGCAGACATGA
- a CDS encoding SRPBCC family protein, which yields MRLHSSFVIGRGVDEVLDAVLDLERASGCVPGARVVGTHGAEHVEGELRLKVGPLVATYAGSAQLQDISRQDRTFALRARGREMNGLGPADALVRVRLSAADGGTRVDLDTDLSIRGKAAEYGRGAIGELAERGSAELAANLERMIAERAAERTEPATPAGTSPAPPADAEGTPPGRPARATLVAIAGQVVAAAVAATAAAYVVVRLAGRRR from the coding sequence ATGCGGCTGCACAGCTCGTTCGTGATCGGCCGCGGGGTCGATGAGGTGCTCGACGCGGTCCTCGACCTCGAGCGCGCGAGCGGCTGCGTGCCGGGCGCGCGGGTTGTGGGCACCCACGGAGCCGAGCACGTCGAGGGCGAGCTGAGGCTCAAGGTCGGGCCGCTGGTCGCCACCTACGCCGGATCCGCGCAGCTGCAGGACATCAGCCGGCAGGACAGGACGTTCGCGCTGCGGGCGCGTGGGCGCGAGATGAACGGTCTGGGACCGGCCGACGCCCTGGTGCGGGTGCGGCTCAGCGCAGCGGACGGCGGTACGCGCGTGGACCTCGACACCGACCTCAGCATTCGCGGCAAGGCCGCGGAGTACGGCCGTGGCGCGATCGGTGAGCTGGCCGAGAGGGGCAGCGCAGAGCTCGCCGCGAACCTCGAGCGGATGATCGCGGAGCGGGCGGCCGAGCGGACCGAACCGGCGACCCCGGCCGGCACGTCACCGGCGCCGCCGGCGGACGCCGAAGGCACCCCGCCCGGCCGACCGGCCCGCGCGACGCTGGTGGCGATCGCCGGCCAGGTCGTCGCGGCGGCCGTCGCGGCCACCGCCGCCGCGTACGTCGTGGTACGGCTGGCCGGGAGGCGCCGCTAG
- a CDS encoding CaiB/BaiF CoA transferase family protein produces MGTALPLDGVKVVDFSQFLAGPYCTMQLADLGADVIKVERPGGGDDARDMGPRVAGESYSFQAPNRNKRSIAIDLRGDAGRGLARELIAGADVVVESFRPGVADRLGIGYAAVGPASPDLVYCSISGFGQTGPISRRPGFDIIAQGMGGFMRMTGEPGGAPVKVGVAITDLAAGLNASIAILAAYVHRLRGGSGQYIDISLLDAGIGLTVWESAAYFGGGEDATATGSRHRKIAPYQAFPTSDGYVTVGANNQKLWEVFCTQVLERPDLPQRTEYATVTDRITRVDQLEAELSAVLREHPTEHWAARLDSAGVPGGPVLTYAEAMQQEQVLRRGMVAQVPHPTIGDVRVLGPVAKMSRTTPTVRSAAPLLGADTDAVLAEIGYSNADISAFRDAGTVA; encoded by the coding sequence ATGGGCACCGCGCTGCCGCTGGACGGCGTGAAGGTGGTCGACTTCAGCCAGTTCCTCGCCGGGCCGTACTGCACGATGCAGCTGGCGGATCTCGGCGCGGACGTGATCAAGGTGGAGCGCCCCGGCGGCGGCGACGACGCGCGAGACATGGGGCCTCGCGTGGCGGGTGAGAGCTACTCGTTCCAGGCGCCCAACCGCAACAAGCGCTCGATCGCCATCGACCTGCGCGGCGACGCCGGCCGGGGTCTGGCCCGCGAGCTGATAGCCGGCGCGGACGTCGTGGTGGAGAGCTTCCGGCCGGGCGTGGCCGACCGTCTCGGCATCGGGTACGCAGCGGTCGGGCCGGCCTCGCCCGACCTGGTCTACTGCTCGATCAGCGGGTTCGGGCAGACCGGGCCGATCAGCCGCCGACCGGGATTCGACATCATCGCCCAGGGGATGGGCGGGTTCATGCGGATGACGGGCGAGCCCGGCGGAGCGCCGGTCAAGGTCGGGGTCGCGATCACCGACCTGGCCGCCGGCCTGAATGCGAGCATCGCGATCCTCGCCGCCTACGTGCACCGGCTGCGCGGCGGATCCGGGCAGTACATCGACATCTCCCTGCTGGACGCCGGCATCGGGCTCACCGTCTGGGAGTCGGCCGCGTACTTCGGCGGTGGGGAGGACGCGACCGCGACCGGCTCCCGTCATCGCAAGATCGCTCCCTATCAGGCGTTCCCGACGTCCGACGGGTACGTGACGGTGGGGGCGAACAACCAGAAGCTCTGGGAGGTCTTCTGCACGCAGGTGCTGGAGAGGCCGGACCTGCCGCAGCGCACCGAATACGCCACGGTCACCGACCGCATCACCCGCGTCGACCAGCTCGAGGCGGAGCTCTCCGCGGTGCTGCGCGAGCACCCGACGGAGCACTGGGCGGCCCGGCTCGACAGCGCCGGCGTCCCCGGCGGGCCGGTGCTCACGTACGCCGAGGCGATGCAGCAGGAGCAGGTGCTCCGCCGAGGCATGGTCGCGCAGGTGCCGCACCCGACGATCGGCGATGTGCGGGTGCTCGGGCCGGTCGCGAAGATGTCCCGCACGACCCCTACGGTCCGTTCCGCGGCGCCGTTGCTCGGCGCCGACACCGACGCCGTGCTGGCCGAGATCGGCTACTCGAACGCCGATATATCGGCGTTCCGCGATGCCGGCACGGTCGCCTAG
- a CDS encoding 4-hydroxy-3-methylbut-2-enyl diphosphate reductase has translation MDSHAPDLTAQALATDVPAADGKKILLANPRGYCAGVDRAVVTVEKALELYGAPVYVRKQIVHNVHVVRTLEERGAIFVEETEEVPEGSIVVFSAHGVAPVVHEEAKVRNLKTIDATCPLVTKVHLEARRFASDDYDILLIGHEGHEEVIGTSGEAPEHIHLIDGPEDVANVQVRDPAKVVWLSQTTLSVDETMRTVAALREKFPDLISPPSDDICYATQNRQLAVKRFAGDCDLVLVVGSRNSSNSVRLVEVALESGARSSYLIDYPKDIQPEWLDGVRTVGLTSGASVPDELVRGVIDVLGEHGFQDVEVVTEAEERLTFSLPQELKRDLRAAGRR, from the coding sequence ATGGACTCGCACGCACCCGATCTCACCGCGCAAGCCCTCGCTACCGACGTGCCCGCTGCCGACGGCAAGAAGATCCTGCTGGCCAATCCACGCGGCTACTGCGCCGGCGTCGATCGCGCCGTCGTGACCGTCGAGAAGGCCCTCGAGCTGTACGGCGCCCCGGTCTACGTCCGCAAGCAGATCGTGCACAACGTGCACGTCGTGCGCACCCTGGAGGAGCGCGGCGCGATCTTCGTCGAGGAGACCGAGGAGGTCCCGGAGGGCTCGATCGTGGTGTTCTCCGCGCACGGCGTCGCCCCGGTCGTGCATGAGGAGGCGAAGGTGCGCAACCTGAAGACGATCGACGCGACCTGCCCGCTCGTCACCAAGGTGCACCTGGAGGCGCGCCGGTTCGCCTCCGACGACTACGACATCCTGCTCATCGGCCACGAGGGCCATGAGGAGGTGATCGGGACGTCGGGGGAGGCGCCGGAGCACATCCACCTGATCGACGGCCCCGAGGACGTCGCGAACGTGCAGGTGCGCGACCCCGCGAAGGTCGTGTGGCTGTCGCAGACGACGCTGTCGGTCGACGAGACGATGCGCACCGTCGCCGCGCTGCGCGAGAAGTTCCCCGACCTGATCTCACCGCCGAGCGACGACATCTGCTACGCGACCCAGAACCGCCAGCTCGCGGTCAAGCGGTTCGCCGGCGACTGCGACCTGGTGCTCGTGGTCGGCTCGCGCAACTCCTCGAACTCGGTGCGCCTCGTCGAGGTCGCCCTGGAGTCGGGCGCCCGTTCGTCGTACCTGATCGACTACCCCAAGGACATCCAGCCCGAGTGGCTCGACGGGGTGCGCACGGTCGGCCTGACCAGCGGCGCGTCGGTGCCCGACGAGCTCGTGCGCGGCGTGATCGACGTGCTCGGCGAGCACGGGTTCCAGGACGTCGAGGTCGTCACCGAGGCGGAGGAACGGCTGACCTTCTCACTCCCGCAGGAGCTCAAGCGCGACCTGCGCGCCGCCGGACGCCGCTAG
- a CDS encoding PhoH family protein: MLDTSVLLSDPSALRRFGEHEVVLPIVVISELEAKRHHPELGWFARETLRVLDDLRHEFGRLDGPTPIGEDGGTLRVELNHVDAGVLPNGFRDGGNDARILAVALNLRAEGEDVVLVTKDMPLRVKAAAVGLPAEEYRAIGAVETGWTGMRELEMTAEQIDHLFESTVIDHDDARALPCHTGVVINGSGSSVLGRVTPEKQVRLIRGNAEAFGLRGRSAEQRIALDALLDESIGIVSLGGRAGTGKSALALCAGLEAVLERRVHKKVIVFRPLYAVGGQELGYLPGTEGEKMNPWAQAVFDTLGAVTSRQVIDEVLQRDLLEVLPLTHIRGRSLHDAFVIVDEAQSLERNVLLTVLSRMGQNSRVVLTHDVAQRDNLRVGRHDGINAVIESMKGHPLFAHFTLSRSERSPIAALVTSLLEEYPAV; encoded by the coding sequence GTGCTCGACACGAGCGTGCTGCTGTCCGACCCCTCCGCCCTGCGCCGATTCGGTGAGCACGAGGTCGTGCTGCCGATCGTCGTGATCAGCGAGCTGGAGGCCAAACGCCACCATCCCGAGCTGGGCTGGTTCGCCCGCGAGACGCTGCGGGTGCTCGACGACCTGCGGCACGAGTTCGGCCGGCTCGACGGCCCCACGCCGATCGGCGAGGACGGCGGCACGCTGCGGGTCGAGCTCAACCACGTCGACGCCGGCGTCCTGCCCAACGGCTTCCGCGACGGCGGCAACGACGCGCGGATCCTCGCGGTGGCGCTGAACCTGCGCGCCGAGGGCGAGGACGTCGTGCTGGTCACGAAGGACATGCCGCTGCGGGTCAAGGCCGCGGCCGTCGGCCTGCCCGCGGAGGAGTACCGCGCCATCGGCGCGGTCGAGACCGGCTGGACGGGCATGCGCGAGCTGGAGATGACCGCCGAGCAGATCGACCACCTCTTCGAGTCGACGGTGATCGACCACGACGACGCGCGTGCGCTGCCCTGCCACACCGGAGTCGTGATCAACGGCTCGGGCAGCTCGGTGCTCGGGCGGGTGACCCCGGAGAAGCAGGTCCGGCTGATCCGCGGCAATGCCGAGGCGTTCGGGCTGCGCGGGCGGTCCGCCGAGCAGCGGATCGCTCTGGACGCGCTCCTCGACGAGAGCATCGGCATCGTCTCGCTCGGCGGCCGGGCCGGCACCGGCAAGTCGGCGCTCGCGCTCTGCGCCGGCCTCGAGGCGGTGCTCGAGCGCCGGGTGCACAAGAAGGTCATCGTCTTCCGCCCGCTGTACGCCGTCGGCGGCCAGGAGCTCGGCTACCTCCCGGGCACCGAGGGCGAGAAGATGAACCCCTGGGCGCAGGCGGTGTTCGACACCCTCGGCGCGGTGACCTCGCGGCAGGTCATCGACGAGGTGCTGCAACGGGATCTGCTGGAGGTGCTGCCGCTGACCCATATCCGGGGCCGGTCGCTGCACGACGCCTTCGTGATCGTCGACGAGGCCCAGTCGCTCGAGCGCAACGTGCTGCTGACCGTGCTGAGCCGGATGGGGCAGAACTCCCGCGTCGTCCTGACCCACGACGTGGCGCAGCGCGACAACCTCCGGGTGGGCCGGCACGACGGGATCAACGCGGTGATCGAGTCGATGAAGGGCCACCCGCTGTTCGCGCACTTTACGCTCAGCCGCAGCGAGCGCTCGCCGATCGCCGCGCTGGTCACCTCACTGCTGGAGGAGTACCCGGCCGTCTGA
- a CDS encoding DUF4245 domain-containing protein, with protein sequence MADTQPYRPRKRGFESFKDMMWSLIPIVVLVLGFVYFCGPRDSQVSTVDPRGDVRGAAQVVGYPLVAPDSLSEDWRSTASTLLRKDGDVVGVSIGYRTPKDQLARYVISSGTRDEVIGTALADAKVRTDPDGSAVELAGLGWVPVRTTAGHALVAQGEGFVAVVAGTASYAELRELAGAVQPPAKDG encoded by the coding sequence GTGGCAGACACCCAGCCGTACCGGCCTCGCAAGCGCGGATTCGAGTCGTTCAAGGACATGATGTGGTCGTTGATCCCCATCGTCGTGCTCGTGCTCGGGTTCGTCTACTTCTGCGGGCCGCGTGACTCCCAGGTCAGCACCGTCGATCCGCGCGGCGACGTCCGCGGCGCGGCGCAGGTGGTCGGCTACCCGCTGGTCGCGCCGGACTCGCTGAGCGAGGACTGGCGCTCGACGGCGTCGACGCTGCTGCGCAAGGACGGCGACGTGGTCGGCGTGTCGATCGGCTACCGGACGCCGAAGGACCAGCTGGCGCGGTACGTGATCAGCTCGGGGACCCGCGACGAGGTGATCGGCACCGCGCTCGCCGACGCGAAGGTGCGCACCGACCCCGACGGGTCGGCGGTCGAGCTGGCGGGGCTCGGCTGGGTGCCCGTACGGACCACCGCGGGACACGCGCTGGTCGCCCAGGGCGAGGGCTTCGTCGCGGTCGTCGCGGGCACCGCGTCGTACGCCGAGCTGCGCGAGCTCGCGGGTGCTGTGCAGCCGCCGGCCAAGGACGGGTAG
- a CDS encoding AMIN-like domain-containing (lipo)protein — translation MSSNVVRRSVSAAAAFGLAAGVLAGCASEPSGTPGASGSASSASRTSSSSAPATSGSQGSAAATSGTAAKSSSTDASASPQGSDAPFVADTSPDTATATTDAALVLTAVRSGVQPGFDRVVLEFTGPGKPGWEAKYVDAASRQGSGAAISPGGSAIISIVLTGTTIPQPGQATVPGGPIATSGTTAIKGVFNDGTFEGMTQVVLGIDGKKPFRVFYVANPSRVVIDVQR, via the coding sequence ATGAGCAGCAACGTCGTGCGTCGATCGGTGAGCGCAGCCGCGGCGTTCGGGCTGGCGGCGGGCGTGCTCGCCGGATGCGCGAGCGAGCCGTCCGGGACACCGGGTGCGTCCGGCTCGGCGTCGTCCGCCTCGCGGACCTCGTCCTCGAGCGCACCGGCGACCAGCGGTTCGCAGGGCTCGGCAGCGGCCACGAGCGGCACGGCCGCAAAGTCGTCCTCGACCGACGCGTCGGCCAGCCCGCAGGGCAGCGATGCACCGTTCGTGGCGGACACCAGCCCGGACACCGCGACCGCCACGACGGATGCGGCGCTGGTGCTGACCGCCGTACGCAGCGGCGTCCAGCCGGGCTTCGACCGTGTGGTGCTGGAGTTCACCGGGCCGGGAAAGCCAGGCTGGGAGGCGAAGTACGTCGACGCCGCCTCGCGCCAGGGCTCCGGAGCGGCGATCTCGCCCGGCGGTAGCGCGATCATCTCGATCGTGCTCACCGGCACCACGATTCCCCAGCCCGGCCAGGCGACGGTGCCCGGTGGCCCGATCGCGACGTCCGGCACGACCGCGATCAAGGGCGTGTTCAACGACGGCACCTTCGAGGGCATGACGCAGGTGGTGCTGGGGATCGACGGCAAGAAGCCGTTCCGGGTGTTCTACGTCGCCAACCCCTCGCGCGTGGTGATCGACGTCCAGCGCTAG